The Chloracidobacterium sp. genome contains the following window.
GTCACTGCTGATCCTGGTCGGTGTGGCGATGGATACGGTTTCGCAGATCGAGGCTCAGTTGGTTATGAGGAACTACGAAGGATTTCTCGGAGCCGGCTCGAAACTTCGCGGACGCAGATCGTAGGAAATAGTGCACCACAGCGTCACATAGTTCACGGAGCTATCTGAATTATTGTTTCAGACCTTCGGTGCACTAGGTGGCTCTGTGGTGAATAGTTTTGATGGATAAGATAATTGTTCTCATAGGTGCACCCGGAGCAGGAAAAGGCACGCAAGCACGATTGTTGCAGGAGCGTTGCGGAATACCGCAGATCTCGACCGGTGATATGTTCCGCGAAATGAAGTCGCTTGACACGCCGCTCGCACGCGAAGTGCAGGAGATAATGGCATCGGGGAATCTGATCTCGGACGAGATCACTTACAAGATAGTCCGCGAACGAACGTCGAAGAGCGACACGGCCGGAACATTTCTGCTCGATGGATATCCTCGAACGGCTGTTCAGGCAGAACAGCTTGAAGAACTCGCAGGCGAACAGGGCAAGGAGATCGTGGCGATCGAAGTAGATGTGCCGACTCAAGAACTGCTCAAACGGCTCACGGGCCGACGAAGTTGCCCTGAGTGCGGTGAGATATACAATATTTATTCAAAGCCGCCGAAAGTTGAGGGTTTCTGCGACAGTCATCCCCAAACGGAGCTCGTACACCGTGCTGATGATAATGAGGCCAGCGTCAAAACTCGTCTGGATAATTATCAGATAAATACTCAGCCCCTACTCGAATATTACGATAGTTCAGGCCGACTGAAAAAGGTGAATGGAAACGGCGAGGTCGAAGATATTTTTACGGAAATGGCCGCAATGGTCTAGATTGAAAGATGGGTTCGGGTGCCAACATAAGCAATGTCTGGCGGTATCTGACCGGAAAGAAGATGATAATCGCGAAGACAGCCAAAGATCTGGATAAGATGCGAGCCGTGGGCGAATTGATCGCCGAGGTCCGCGAGGCTCTGCGCGTAATGGTCATCCCCGGCGTTTCTACCCTGGAACTCGACACGGCGGCTGAAAAAATGATCCGCGATGCAGGGGCCATTCCCACGTTTATCGGCTACCACGGATTTCCATATTCAATATGTGCATCGGTCAATCACGAGATCGTTCACGGTTTTTCTAAGCCTGACCCGCTCAATGAGGGCGACATTATTTCACTTGATATGGCTGCGACTTTCGAAGGATTTGTCGGCGATACCGCGATGACGGTCCCGGTCGGTGAGATCACGGACGAGCTCAAACAGTTGATCTGCGTCACCGAAGAATGTCTCCACCTCGGAATTGAGGCCGCGCGAGTAAATAATCGAATAGGCGACATTGGCTGGGCCGTGCAGGAGCACGCTCAGAAATTTGGGTACGGGATCGTCCGTGATTATACGGGACACGGAATCGGGCGGGCGATGCACGAGGCTCCGCAGATCCCGAATTACGGACGTCCGGGAACAAAAGAAAGAATTCGAGCCGGATATTGCTTTGCAATTGAACCGATGCTCAACTTGGGGACGCACGAAACGCGAACCCTTAGTGATAAGTGGACCGTTGTTACTTTGGACGGAAAGCCTTCAGCACACGCAGAACATACACTTGCTGTAACCGCTGACGGGCCGGAGATACTCACTCTGACCAAAGAGCAGAAAAAACAGTTGGCGGCAAAGGTCGCCGCCTGACTTGAAAAAGTTGCGCAAAAACGTTAACATCAACGGTTTGTCCAACTAGAAAGTTGGTTGGCTTTAGAATGTACGTCTAAAGAAAAAGCGATAGAGGCCACAGCGGCCGTTTGGGAACCTTGCCGAAAGCAATGTTCGAGGTCGCAATGGACGTAAATCAGCACGAGGTCCCGGCACATATTCCGGGAGGGATGTGGAAGATGATTATTCATATCATCCCAAGGTGACAAAGTTCTAGTCGGACTTTCTCGATTCGACCTTAGTCGTGGCTGTGTAACGTATCGCGATAGTTAAGACAGGGGAAAAGCAATGAAAGTGAGACCTTCAGTTAAAAAGATCTGCGATAAGTGCAAGATCATTCATCGTAAAGGCGTAGTTCGTGTAATTTGCGACAATCCGAAGCATAAACAGCGTCAGGGATAGGTTTATTTAGGAGACATTATGGCTCGCGTAGCAGGAGTTGATTTACCGCCCAATAAACGGGCACAGGTTGGAATGACCTACATCTATGGTGTAGGCAAGTCGCGTGCGACGGAAATCTTGGATAAGGCCGGTATCAGCATCGATGCCCGCATCAAGGATCTTAGCGAAGACGAGCTGAACAAGATCCGTACGATCCTGGACACCGACGGCAATATTGAGGGTGATCTCAGAAAGCGCGTTCAAATGGACATTAAGCGTTTGATGGACATCGGATGCTATCGCGGCCTGCGTCATCGACGTGGACTGCCGGTTCGCGGACAGCGTACCAGCACGAACGCACGCACCCGGAAAGGCCCGCGTAAGGCAGCGGTCGCCAAGAAGAAGGCACCAGGTAAGAAGTAGTTATCAGTGAGCGGTAGTCGGTAAGTAGGATATCTGCTTGCATCTGCCGCTTACAGTTTACATATATGGCAAAAGCACCAGCAAAGAAGACTTACAAGAAGAAAGAGAAAAAGAACATTCCGGTCGGGATCGTTCACATTGCAGCGTCGTTCAACAACACGCTAATCTCGATCACCGATGCTAACGGCAATTTGGTCGCACAGTGTTCGTCGGGAGCACGCGGTTTCCGCGGTTCGCGAAAGGGAACGCCGTTCGCCGCTCAGCAGGCGTCGTCAGAGGCCGCTCGCAAGGCAGTCGAAGCCGGAATGCGTGAGGTGGAGGTTCGTGTCAAGGGCCCGGGCGGCGGTCGTGAGTCTGCTATCCGTGCGGTCAGCCAGGCCGGGATCCGCGTTACCGCGATCCGCGACGTGACGCCGATCCCACACAATGGATGCCGTCCGCCGAAGCGTCGACGCGTCTGATATTTTTTATTAAGGATATTTTTGGCACAGTGTCAAAAATATTCGTTTTTTAAGTTACGTTTCAACTATCGAAAGGATGAAGGGTGATCTGTCACCTGTAAACTTTTCCGTTAGAGAACGGAGGCAGGAAGATAACAAATGGCTAGATATAGAGATGCGGTGTGCCGATTGTGCCGTCGCGAAGGTGGAAAATTATTTTTGAAAGGCGACCGGTGCTTCAAACCGTCGTGCGCAATTGAAAAGCGTGGAACCAACCCGCCGGGACAGCACGGAGCGGCCCGTCGCAAGATGCTCGCCGGCTACGGCGAACAGCTTCGCGAAAAGCAGAAGGTGAAGCGTATCTATTTCATTCTCGAAAAACAGTTCCGCAACTACTTTGAAAAGGCTCGGCGCCAAAAGGGAGTTACGGGCGAGAACTTGTTGTTTATGCTTGAGCGTCGGCTGGATAATGTCGTTTACCGTTCAGGTTTTTCGACATCACGCCGTCAGGCTCGCCAACTCGTGAATCACGGGCATATCACCGTTAACGGAAAAAAGGTGGACATCCCGTCGTTTCAGGTTAAGGCCGGCGATGTAGTTACCGTCAAGGACAAGAGCCAGAAAAATACGCACGTAGAGGGTGCGTGGCAGACCTCGGCGGGTCGCGGACGGCCGTCGTGGCTGAGTGCCGGTGCGGTGGAATTTAGCGTATCGGTTTCGGGGACTCCTCGTCGTGAGGATGTCGGCGCAAATATTAACGAACAGCTTATCGTCGAACTTTACAGTAAGTAACGCAGTCGGTTTCCGGTTTTTGGTCGAATTGACCCTGGGCGATCCTGCCCAGGCAAAGGCCAAAAGCCGGAAACTAAAAACTATTTTAAAACGCATATGACACAGAGTAATAGTTGGACAGATTTTCAAATGCCGAGCCGTTTGAATGTTGAGACGGAAACCCTTACGGAACGTTACGGGAAGTTCTACGCCGCTCCGTTCGAACGTGGGTTTGGTACAACGATCGGAAACTCGATTCGCCGGGCTCTCTTGTCGTCGATCGAGGGAGCGGCCATCACAGCCGTTAAGATCGATGGCGTCGAGCACGAATTTTCGTCGATCAAGGGCGTTGTCGAGGACGCGACGGATGTAATTCTTAACTTAAAGCAGGTTCCGTTCAAGTTGCACGGCAGCGGCCAGAAAACGCTTTCGATCAGCAAAAAAGGAGCGGGCGAAGTTACTAGCGCCGATATTGAGGCCGACGGCGACGTCGAGGTCCTTGATAAGACGATCCATATCGCAACGATCAGCTCTGGCGGTTCGATCGGGATCGAAATGAGATTAAAGTCCGGTCGGGGCTATGTATCGGCTGAGGTAAATAACGACGAAGACCTGTCGGTCGGTTATATCCCGATCGACTCGGTCCACACGCCGATCAAAAAGGTAAACTACACGGTGGATCAGACCCGGCAGGGTTCGAACACTGAGTTTGACCGGTTGACGATCGAAGTTTGGTCGGATGGTTCGGTCAAACCGGAAGATTCGATCGGCCTGGCAGCCAAACTGGTCAAGGATCATATGGCCATCTTCATCAACTTCGAAGAAGAGGAAGAAGAATACAAATATGAGGATATTGCCCGTCCGCCGCTGATGCGTAACGACCTATTGGATAAATCGGTCGACGAACTCGAGCTTTCGGTCCGCTCGTATAACTGCCTCAAGAATGCAGATATTCGCTCGATCCGGGACCTTATCCGCCGTAGCGAAAAGGATATGCTGAACACCAAGAACTTCGGCAAGAAATCGCTCACCGAGATCAAGGATATGCTTCACGGTATGGGGCTCGATTTCGGAATGGACTTTGACGAGCAAGGCAATCCGATCCCGGGCTCGGGTGGGAGAGATCTAGACTAAGAGTACGGAATCCGGGAAGTCGGCAACTTGCCGTCCCGGTTCGGAATGACTCGAACGACTTAACGAAATGAGACACTTAAAAGCACATCGTAAATTGGGCCGCACCAGCGAGCATCGCATGTCGCTGCTCCGCAATCTGGCGACTTCGCTCATCAACGCGGACAAAGAGCACATCGTGACCACCGTACCGAAGGCAAAGGAACTTCGTCCGTTCATCGAAAAGGCGATCACGCTTGCTCGCAAAGCACAGAACTTATCGGGTGACGATGCTGTTCTGCGCGGGGTTCACCTGCGACGGCAGGCAGCACGCTTTTTCCACGCTGGCAACAGCACATTCAAGGCTGAGCAGAGCCGTTTCCGTGGTAATAAGGGTGAGGCGAAAGAGCCGATCGTTCGTACCGCGGGCGTAAAAGCCGTCCAGCGGCTTTTCAATGAGCTCGGAGAGCGCTATAAAGACCGTACCGGTGGTTATACGCGTATCATCAAACTCGGCCGCCGTGTCGGTGACAATGCTGAAATGGCCGTCATCGAATTGGTGGATAACCCACGGGAACTTGCTGCTAAGGGCTAGTTCATCGGAGGATTGCCGGTATGATCGATAACACTGCTCGGGCCAAGGACGATAACGTCGTCGAAACGAATGTGAGCAAGACCGAAGGAGCATCATTCAATATGAATGAACTCCAGGCACTTGCCGAACTGGTAAACGAACACGGCTTCACGGATTTTGAGTTCGAAAACGAGAACATTCGTGTACGCCTCAGCAAAATGGCGGCGGCGCCCGTCTTGCAGTCGGCACCTGCAGCAGTTCCGGCGGTAAGTTCAGCACCTGCTGAATCGGCACCGGCGGAAGTTCAAGCTGATCCTGATGCCGGCCTTCATAAGATAACCTCGCCGATCGTTGGAACATTCTATCGCTCACCAGGGCCGGAGAAGGACGCGTATGTCTCCGAAGGGAGCAATGTGTCGGCTGAGACAACCGTCTGCATCGTCGAGGCGATGAAGCTGATGAACGAGATCCAGGCTGAAGTGTCGGGCGAGATCATCAGGATATATGTCGAAAATGGGCAACCGGTCGAATTTGGCCAGGCACTTTTCGGCGTGAGGAAATAGTTATTCGCCGCGGAGACGCAGAGACGCTGAGAGAAAGCAAGGAAAGGAGCCTTTTGCCGACCCTGATTTCATAAACTCGACGACTCAAGGTCTCGGCGGTTTATTTTTTATAAATGCGGGAAATTCGTAAAGTACTGATCGCAAATCGTGGTGAGATCGCTTGCCGCATAATTTGGACGTGTAAGGAGATGGGCATTAAGACCGTCGCCGTCCACTCCGAAGCGGACCGGGAAGCATTACACGTACGGTTTGCGGATGAGGCGATCTGCATCGGCCCGGCGGCGTCAGCCGAAAGTTATCTGAACATCCCGGCGATCATCAGTGCCGCTGAGATCACAAATGTTGATTCGATCCATCCTGGCTATGGTTTTTTGGCCGAATCGGCAACGTTTGCCAAGATCTGCGAAGATTGCAATATTAAGTTTATCGGCCCACCAGCGGATGTGATCGCGATGATGGGTGACAAGGTCGAGGCAAGACGGACGATGGCGGCCGCCGGCGTGCCCATCCTCCCGGGCAGTCCGGACCCGATCGAATCTGCCGAGGAAGCACTCAAGATCGCCCTGGAGATCGGCTTTCCGCTGATCATTAAGGCGGCAGCAGGCGGCGGTGGACGCGGAATGCGTATCGTCCGTGAAGAAAGCGAGCTCCAAGGGAGCCTCGAACTTGCCCAAACCGAAGCTCTGAATGCCTTTAAGAACGGTTCGGTCTATATCGAGCGATATATTGAGCGGCCGCGTCACATCGAGATCCAGGTACTCGCGGATGAGCACGGCAACGTTATCCATCTCGGCGAGCGTGAGTGTACGATCCAACGTCGACACCAGAAATTGCTCGAAGAAGCTCCATCTTCCGCGATCTCGCAGGAACTTCGTGACAAGATGGGTGCGGTGGCGGTCAAGGCTTGCCAGGAGATAGGTTACACAAGTGCGGGTACGTTCGAGTTTTTGCTCGATGAAGACGGTAGTTTCTATTTTATGGAAATGAACACCCGTATTCAGGTCGAGCATCCGGTTACGGAAATGGTTACGCTGGCGGATATCGTCCGCAATCAGATATTGATCGCAACCGGCGAGAATATTGGCTACTCGCAGGACGAGGTGCAGATAGTGGGACACTCGATAGAGTGCCGCATTAATGCCGAAGACCCCGTCAAGTTTACGCCGAGTCCCGGTAAGATCACGGCATTTAACATTCCCGGCGGGCCGGGTGTTCGTGTCGATACGGCTGTTTACCCGGGTTATGTCGTACCGCCGTATTACGATTCGATGATCGCAAAACTTATCGTCCACGCCCGCACCCGCGAACTTGCGATCGCTCGTATGCGGAGGGCACTCCAAATGATGGTGGTAGAGGGAATCAAAACGACAATTCCGCTTCATCTCAAGATAATGGACGATGAAAATTTCCAGAAAGGTGAATTTTCGACCAAGTTTATGGAAGAGTTCAAATACGAGATCTGATCAACATAAAGCCAATAGGCATAAGGTTGTTAGCTTAAATTCATAAGTTGATAGAATCTCCGGAATAGTAGATAATCTTTTCAGAATTACTTTGCACTTTGAGTTATAAGTTATTCAATAAATTTTGTGGTTTCCGTACAAGTTTACGGAGTTACTGCGAGCAATAGGAGAGGCTGATACAGCAAGACAATATGTCAACAGTTAAAGAAGTAAAAGAACAAATCGTAGGTGACTACAAAACCCATACGTCTGATACGGGTTCGTCACAAGTCCAGATAGCGTTGCTATCGCAGCGTATAACCGAGCTTACAGCTCATTTCAAGATCCATAAGAAAGATAACAATTCGCGTCGCGGCTTGCTGATATTGGTCTCGCGTCGAAGGAAGCTCCTGGATTATCTTAAGCGTCGTAATATTGACGCTTACCACGAGATCATCAAGAAGTTAGGCCTGCGTCGTTAAGCGTTTGGCTGGAGAGCAACGGCCGCGTATATTGAGCCACGGCCGCTTTCCATTATTTTGTGGAACGAAAATATAAGAGCCGCTTCGGGCTTTTGAGACAAGATATCTTCGCGAAGATTTTGCCGGTGGTTGCTGAACGTGACAGTACACTACGCCGCCGGTTAAATGAAGGTCATCGGAAAAAATCAGTAGTTGTTCAAAGACGAAAGGGCTTCACGGCACAGCCTCCTTTCGTCTTTGTTTTTTTGAGGAACAGATAATGACAAATAAGAAATATTTGAATGAATCGATCAAACTCGGCACAAGAGAGTTGATCGTTGAAACAGGCAAGGTTGCCAAGCAGGCCGATGGTTCGGTCGTGATCCGTTATGGCGATACGATGCTGCTCGTAGCGGCCGTTTCCGCCCGCACAGCCAAAGAAGGGCTGGACTTTTTCCCGTTGACAGTTGAGTATCGCGAGAATTCATTTGCCGCAGGCCGCATTCCCGGAAACTATTTCCGACGTGAAGGCCGTCCGTCGGAAAAGGAGATCTTGACGTGTCGAATGATCGACCGTCCTGTCCGACCGCTCTTTGCAGACGGCTACCGTTTTGAAACCCAGATCGTCGCATCGGTCATCTCGTCCGATGCTGAGAACGATCCGGATGTCATCGCGATCACGGGTGCGTCGTGTGCCCTGTATCTTTCTGACATCCCATTCCACAATCCGATCGCCGGTGTTCGAATTGGCCTGATCGACGGCAAGTACGTCATTAATCCCACCTTTGACGAGCGCCGCGAGTCGCAACTTAATTTGATCGTTGCCGGTACTGAAGAAGCGATCTGTATGGTCGAATGCGAGGCCGACGAAGTCGAGGAGACCATTATGGTCGAGGCTCTGATGCTCGCTCACCGCGAGATCAAACGTCTCTGTCTGTGGCAAAAGGAACTCGGCAAGGCTCTCGAGATCACAAAACGAGAGTTCACTCCGCCGACGCTCGACGAAGCAACGGTTGCTGAAGTTGAAAAGAACTTTGCGGACAAATTACGTGCCGCACTGGATTCGACCGGTCGTGACAAGATCGCGGTTTACGCCGGCCTCGACGCTCTTAAGAAAGAGGTTGTTGATAGCTATCCGGACGACGATCCGGCGAAGCGGTCGATGGCCGCGAAGGCGTTCGGCCACCTTAAGGAAAAGATCTTTCGTGAGGATATGCTTGTTAATAAGCGTCGTCCTGACGGCCGCCGTTTCTCCGAGATCCGACCGATCTCGGCTGAGGTCGGCTGGCTGCCGCGAGTTCACGGTTCGGCACTGTTCACCCGCGGTGAAACGCAGGCGATCGTAACTACGACACTCGGTACCAAGATGGACGGCCAGTTTATGGATGATCTGGAAAAAGGCACCATCGACCGCCGATTTATGCTTCACTATAATTTTCCGCCTTACTCAGTCGGAGAAACCGGCAGATTTGGAAGCACGTCACGCCGCGAAACGGGCCACGGCAACCTCGCCCGCCGTGCGATAATGTCGGTTCTGCCGGATGACACTGATTTTCCTTACACTATCCGTATCGTCTCCGATATTACTGAATCAAACGGATCTTCGTCGATGGCTTCGGTCTGCGGCGGTATCCTGAGCCTTATGGATGCAGGTGTGCCGATCAAAAAGCCGGTCGCGGGCGTGGCTATGGGCCTAGTAATGGAGGGGAATCGTTACGCGATCCTTTCGGACATCGCCGGTGCCGAAGACCATTACGGCGATATGGACTTTAAGGTGACGGGGACCGCGGACGGAATCACGGCACTTCAAATGGATATTAAGGTTGGCGGTATCAACGCGATGATCTTGCAGGAAGCCCTCGAGCAGGCGCGCAAGGGCCGTCTGCATATCCTCGAGATAATGAATCAGGCTCTAGCCGAACCACGCGAGAGCCTGTCGGAATTTGCGCCGAGGATCATCACGCTGATGATCAATCCGGACAAGATCCGTGATGTTATCGGGCCGGGCGGCAAGATGATCCGATCGATCACCGAGGAAACCGGTGCCAAGATCGACATCTCGGACGACGGTACTATACTGATCGCGACTGCCGACGGCGAAGCCGCTCAACTTGCGATCGCACGCATCAAGGCCCTTACGGCTGAGGCCGAGATCGGTGAGACGTATATGGGTACGGTTTCGCGTATCGTGGACTTCGGTGCGTTCGTTGAGATAATGCCGGGACTTGACGGCCTGCTTCATATTTCCGAGATCTCAGACCGCCGTGTACGCGATGTGCGTGACGAACTCAAGGAAGGCCAGCAGATCCTCGTTAAATGTATCGGGAAAGAAGGCAACAAGATCAAGCTTTCTCGCAAAGCGATCATCGCTGAGGAAAAGGGCAATGAGGCCGGCGGTGATGAATAATCATCGCGGTAAATAATTAGTCTTCGATTTAGGAAATCAGGTCCGGTTATTACTTTCTTGTGGTAGCCGGATCTTTTTTTATTGGTTTAGACAATTTTTTGAAAATAAACTTTGAGAAATATGGAAAATGGCCGCGATTGACCATATCTTCCCACTGAATCATAAGAAATACCGGGATTTGCTAAGCAGTAATTTGAAAATTGAATATTATACGTGCATTTGCCTGCCGTTTTTGATATGTTTCTAGAACTGCCCCGAAATCCTGTTTTACACTGCGAGTGCCAATCGTACAGTGAAAGTACATTTCTTTTGCGCGAACTCTTTTTTTGGTTTAGTTATGAGAATGAAGAAAAATAATCTTAGGGCAATGCTGTCTGTGATCTGCTTGATGTCGATCGTAGCCACATTCGTCAAGGTCGAGGCTGGCCCTGTTCGTTTTGATCAGGTCGTACAGATTATGAATCCGACACCGGGTAAGGCTGAGACAAGTAGCTTTACGCGGATACGGCTCGTCAACTATTACGACGGATTTGTGGTAGGCGACGATGGCGATGATGACAAAAAGGCAGGCATAACTAAACAGGATGGCCGCGTCATTACCGAGACCAAAACGGACATTGTCGAAGACGATGTGTGCGATTGTGTCGAACCTGAAGTGGTCAGCAAGTTTCCGAAGTGGGCTCTTCTCGGATTAGCAGCGATACCGGTTGCACTGATCCTGATCAAGCGTAAAAAGGATGAGCCGACGCCGACCACGCCGACGCCAACTCCGACGCCGACCGTCACACCGACACCGACACCGACCGTCACACCGACGCCGACTCCGCCGGAGCCAGTTCCTGAGCCGGTTACGATCTTGCTGTTTGGAACAGGATTGGCATCGATCGGTTTGGCCGCTCGACGGAAATTCGGTAAGAAGAAAAAGGGCGAAGAAGAAGGTAAATAAGCTCGATTAAGGGATTTGCGGCACAAGAGCCGCTGCCGGGTGGAACAAAACAATCCGGCCAAAAGATCAGGGGAAATTAAGATGCGTGTTACTCGATATAGTTTTTTATTAATTGTCGGCCTAATGCTGACGATCGGAATTTCGACGGCGTTTGCCTCGGCTGACGATAGCGGCAAGAAGCGTCCGAAGGATGCCGGTACTTTGAGTATTCGTACAACGGAAGAAGCATTTCCGGTAAAGATCGACGGAGTCGAACGCGGAATGACCGGCGTCGGGACACCGGCGGAATATTATCTTACACCGGGCACTCATACGGTCGAGGTTTTAGGGCCAAACGGAAAGATATGGAAGAGTCAGATCGAGATAAGACGCGGCCAGAAACATTGTGTTTGTCTTAAGATCGTTCGTGAGACCATTAGCCGGCCCTGTCCATACAATTTCCAACTTGGTGGACCCGATCGGGTAAATGAGGGTGACCTTGTGACATTTGCCGCCGTCAATACCGGTTCGGCACCTGTACCGATTCGGTACGCTTGGACGGTATCGCCGGGCACGATGAAAGTCGATGGTCAGGGAACGCCGACAATCACAGTCGATTCGACGGGACTTGGCGGTCGGACGATCAATGCTGAACTCGATGTAAACGATGACGTTTATGATAATAAATGCCGTCAGGTCATCTCGGTTCCGACGGATGTAACTCCGCGAAAGCCCGATGAACCATTGAAATACATCCTCTGTGATGAATTTGAATCGCGTACGGCCGACGATGACAAGGCTCGTCTCGACAATTGCTCGATCCAGGTTCAGAACATCCCGGATGCTCAGCTTTACATCTACATCTATCAGGGCACTGACCGTGCGAGTATGACTCGAAATACCTATGATCGTTTGTCGAAACGGGCACTCGATTACCTTGTCAAATCAAGAGGGATCGACCCGCGTCGGATCATATTGCAAAAGGGCAGCGACCGAGCCAGATCGACATATCAGATCTACATCGTGCCGCCGTCAGCGATACTGCCGGTTATCCAATAACTGAATAAAAAGTAGTAAGTAAATAGGGTGCACCTTGACGGTGTGCCCTTTTTTTCCGTTTGAAAGATGCCGCGAGAATATCCTTGCCAATGTGTGATATTCCACGTTTTCCTAAACTATGCTGTCGTAAAGTCGAGCATTAATGCCACTTGATGTGTTGCTCCAAAGCGGCACGCTAATTGCGCGAAAGATGATAGGGATTACTTTTTCGCTTATTGTTTTGCACGACGGTTTGGTACCAACGGAGGTGGCATATGCGATCTATACTACGGTCAATCGGACTCATTTTGACGCTCGCGGGCGTTGTTGCGGCGCAAGCAACAGGCTCGTCAGTATTCAGCTATAGCTTTGGGAAGGGCGGAAGCGAGGCCAAGACGGCCGCCGTCCATCTAGAAGCGTGGATCGGCAAGGGGATCTTGGATAAATTCCCGTGCGTCGATCAGATGGATATGGATAGCGTGGTGGCGATTTTGGATAATGAGCGTCAACGCCAACTGCTCAGTGGGGATGCGGACGATGCAATTCTAGAGAATGTTGCGTCTTCGATCGGGGCAGATTACATCATCGTTGTCAGAGGGACAACGATGGAAAATGGCAAAACCTACCTAAACGTGGTGGTTATGGACACACGTACTGGGCGGGCAGTCGTCCGCCGAAGCGGAGAGCCGGCAAGCGGCGAAGCGTTGGTGGATGTAATGTTGGGTCTCGAAAAGCAGTTGAT
Protein-coding sequences here:
- a CDS encoding adenylate kinase: MDKIIVLIGAPGAGKGTQARLLQERCGIPQISTGDMFREMKSLDTPLAREVQEIMASGNLISDEITYKIVRERTSKSDTAGTFLLDGYPRTAVQAEQLEELAGEQGKEIVAIEVDVPTQELLKRLTGRRSCPECGEIYNIYSKPPKVEGFCDSHPQTELVHRADDNEASVKTRLDNYQINTQPLLEYYDSSGRLKKVNGNGEVEDIFTEMAAMV
- the map gene encoding type I methionyl aminopeptidase, whose protein sequence is MIIAKTAKDLDKMRAVGELIAEVREALRVMVIPGVSTLELDTAAEKMIRDAGAIPTFIGYHGFPYSICASVNHEIVHGFSKPDPLNEGDIISLDMAATFEGFVGDTAMTVPVGEITDELKQLICVTEECLHLGIEAARVNNRIGDIGWAVQEHAQKFGYGIVRDYTGHGIGRAMHEAPQIPNYGRPGTKERIRAGYCFAIEPMLNLGTHETRTLSDKWTVVTLDGKPSAHAEHTLAVTADGPEILTLTKEQKKQLAAKVAA
- the rpmJ gene encoding 50S ribosomal protein L36; the encoded protein is MKVRPSVKKICDKCKIIHRKGVVRVICDNPKHKQRQG
- the rpsM gene encoding 30S ribosomal protein S13, translating into MARVAGVDLPPNKRAQVGMTYIYGVGKSRATEILDKAGISIDARIKDLSEDELNKIRTILDTDGNIEGDLRKRVQMDIKRLMDIGCYRGLRHRRGLPVRGQRTSTNARTRKGPRKAAVAKKKAPGKK
- the rpsK gene encoding 30S ribosomal protein S11, with amino-acid sequence MAKAPAKKTYKKKEKKNIPVGIVHIAASFNNTLISITDANGNLVAQCSSGARGFRGSRKGTPFAAQQASSEAARKAVEAGMREVEVRVKGPGGGRESAIRAVSQAGIRVTAIRDVTPIPHNGCRPPKRRRV
- the rpsD gene encoding 30S ribosomal protein S4 encodes the protein MARYRDAVCRLCRREGGKLFLKGDRCFKPSCAIEKRGTNPPGQHGAARRKMLAGYGEQLREKQKVKRIYFILEKQFRNYFEKARRQKGVTGENLLFMLERRLDNVVYRSGFSTSRRQARQLVNHGHITVNGKKVDIPSFQVKAGDVVTVKDKSQKNTHVEGAWQTSAGRGRPSWLSAGAVEFSVSVSGTPRREDVGANINEQLIVELYSK
- a CDS encoding DNA-directed RNA polymerase subunit alpha, whose product is MTQSNSWTDFQMPSRLNVETETLTERYGKFYAAPFERGFGTTIGNSIRRALLSSIEGAAITAVKIDGVEHEFSSIKGVVEDATDVILNLKQVPFKLHGSGQKTLSISKKGAGEVTSADIEADGDVEVLDKTIHIATISSGGSIGIEMRLKSGRGYVSAEVNNDEDLSVGYIPIDSVHTPIKKVNYTVDQTRQGSNTEFDRLTIEVWSDGSVKPEDSIGLAAKLVKDHMAIFINFEEEEEEYKYEDIARPPLMRNDLLDKSVDELELSVRSYNCLKNADIRSIRDLIRRSEKDMLNTKNFGKKSLTEIKDMLHGMGLDFGMDFDEQGNPIPGSGGRDLD
- the rplQ gene encoding 50S ribosomal protein L17 yields the protein MRHLKAHRKLGRTSEHRMSLLRNLATSLINADKEHIVTTVPKAKELRPFIEKAITLARKAQNLSGDDAVLRGVHLRRQAARFFHAGNSTFKAEQSRFRGNKGEAKEPIVRTAGVKAVQRLFNELGERYKDRTGGYTRIIKLGRRVGDNAEMAVIELVDNPRELAAKG
- the accB gene encoding acetyl-CoA carboxylase biotin carboxyl carrier protein gives rise to the protein MIDNTARAKDDNVVETNVSKTEGASFNMNELQALAELVNEHGFTDFEFENENIRVRLSKMAAAPVLQSAPAAVPAVSSAPAESAPAEVQADPDAGLHKITSPIVGTFYRSPGPEKDAYVSEGSNVSAETTVCIVEAMKLMNEIQAEVSGEIIRIYVENGQPVEFGQALFGVRK
- the accC gene encoding acetyl-CoA carboxylase biotin carboxylase subunit, whose amino-acid sequence is MREIRKVLIANRGEIACRIIWTCKEMGIKTVAVHSEADREALHVRFADEAICIGPAASAESYLNIPAIISAAEITNVDSIHPGYGFLAESATFAKICEDCNIKFIGPPADVIAMMGDKVEARRTMAAAGVPILPGSPDPIESAEEALKIALEIGFPLIIKAAAGGGGRGMRIVREESELQGSLELAQTEALNAFKNGSVYIERYIERPRHIEIQVLADEHGNVIHLGERECTIQRRHQKLLEEAPSSAISQELRDKMGAVAVKACQEIGYTSAGTFEFLLDEDGSFYFMEMNTRIQVEHPVTEMVTLADIVRNQILIATGENIGYSQDEVQIVGHSIECRINAEDPVKFTPSPGKITAFNIPGGPGVRVDTAVYPGYVVPPYYDSMIAKLIVHARTRELAIARMRRALQMMVVEGIKTTIPLHLKIMDDENFQKGEFSTKFMEEFKYEI
- the rpsO gene encoding 30S ribosomal protein S15, coding for MSTVKEVKEQIVGDYKTHTSDTGSSQVQIALLSQRITELTAHFKIHKKDNNSRRGLLILVSRRRKLLDYLKRRNIDAYHEIIKKLGLRR